In Aeromicrobium sp. A1-2, the DNA window GGCTCGAGATCGACCCCGAGGGCGAGATCCCCGGCAAGGGCTTCGTCGCCGATCTGCTGACCGGAGTCGACACCTCGGGTGTCCACAAGCGCGAGGACCTCGAGATCATCCTGTGATCACCTCACCCTCATGAATCGGGTACGTCCGACCTCGGCGGTGCTGATCGCGGCGCTGATCGGAACCGGTCTGGTCGTCGGCCGGCTGGTGCCACCGCTGATCGTCCGTTTCGACGGCAGTGTGCCGCGGTTGAGCTGGGCGGCGCCGTTGACGCTGTTCCTGGCCGCCGTGCTGGTCGGTACGCTGGCCTGGAACACCTGGCAGAGCCTGCACAAGAAGCAGCAGCGGATGACGGCGGACCATGGGATCAGGATGTTGGCGGTCGCCAAGTCGTCCGCCGTCGTCGGATCCCTCGTGGCGGGTCTCTACGGCGGGTTCGCGCTTGCGTTCGTCGAGGCGTTGGACTCGCCACTGGGCCGGGAGCGGGTCGTCCGTGGTGGTGCCGCGGCGATTGCCAGCGTCCTGCTCCTGATCGCCGCCGTGCTGCTCGAGCGGGCCTGTCGGCTCCCCGGCGACGACGATGAGGGCAAGGGCGGCAAGGTGTCCAAGGGCCCCCCCGACCCGACGCCCGCCTGACCCGACCGGGTCAGGCCAGCAACGACTGACGCAGCGTGTCGAGGCCGATGCTGCCGACCGACAGGGCGCGGCGGTGGAACTCCTTGAGATCAGGGCCATTGGCGGCGACGTACGCGTCGCGGAGCTGTTCCCACATGCGTTGTCCGACCTTGTACGACGGGGCCTGGCCGGGCCAGCCCAGATAGCGGTTGGCCTCGAAACGGATGAAGGGCTCGTTCATGTTGACGTGCTGGGACAGGAAGCCGAAAGCGTCGTCGCCGGTCCACGTGCCGGATCCGTCCGGCTTGGGCTTGCCGAGGTGCACGCCGAGGTCGACCACGACCCGGGCTGCGCGCATCCGCTGCCCGTCCAGCATCCCGAGCCGGTCGGCCGGGTTGTCGAGGTAGCCCAGGTCCGCCATCAACCGCTCGGCGTACAGAGCCCAGCCCTCCCCGTGTCCAGAGTTCCAGTTGATCCGGCGCCAGCCGTTGAGCTCGGCCCGGTTGTACGTGGCGAGACCCAGCTGGAGGTGGTGCCCCGGCACACCCTCGTGATAAACCGTCGTGAGCTCGCGCCAGGTGTCGAACTCGGTGATGCCCTGCGGGACGCTCCACCACATGCGGCCGGCGCGCTGGAAGTCGTCGCTGGGCGGGGTGTAGTAGATGCCGCCCTCCTGGGTCGGCGCGATCATGCACTCGAGCCGACGCATCGGCTCGGGGATGTCGAAGTGCGTACGCCCCAGGTCCGCGACGGCTCGGTCGCTGGTCTCCTGCATCCAGGCCTGCAGGGCCTCGGTGCTGTGCAGCTTGTGTGCCGGATCGGTGTCGAGGTGGGCGATCGCCTCGGCGACCGTCGCGCCGGGCTTGATCTGGTCGGCGATCGACTCCTGCTCCCGGACCATCCGGGCGAGCTCCTCGAGCCCCCACTCGTACGTCTCGTCAAGATCGATCTCGGCTCCGACGAAGTGGCGTGACGCGATGGCGTAGTGCTCGCGACCGACGCCGTCGGCGACCGGGGCGCGCGGCGCCAGCTCGCGCTCCAGGAAGTCGGCCAGGACCGCGTACGCCTCGCTGGCCGCCTGCGCGCCCGACTCGAGGTCCGTCCGGAGGGCCGGCGGCACGTCCGCGCGGGCCGCCAATGCCGTGAAGAAGCTGTCGGCTCCGGCCTGCTTGCGGGCCTGGGCCGCGACCTCGCGCACCTGGCGGAGCGCGGGTGTGTTCTTGGCCGCGATGCCGATCCGTAGCGAGTCGAGGTAGCCGGCCATCGCATCGGGCAGGTTGTGCATGCGGCGCGCGACGTGTGACCAGTCGTCCTCGGTCTCGGTGTCCATCAGGTCGAAGATGTCGCGGAGGTCCTGACCCGGCGAGGCGATGACGTTGAGGTCGCGCTGCCAGAAGCCGGCCTCGACCTGCTCGATGTCGAGCTCGATGGTGCGGATCAGCTCGGCCCTCGTGACGGAGTCGACCGCGTCTACCGGGTCCGTCCTGCGTACGCGCGCCAGCATCGACCGGGCCGCGTCGACCGCCTGGCCTACGCCGTCGGGGGAGCGATCGGTGTAGTCGGACTCGCGTCCGGGGCGGCCGAGGTGGACGTGCAGCTCAGGCTGGAGGTCGAGCAGGTCGTCGAGCCACTCCTCGGCGAGATCATCCATGGGGGTCGGGATGCGGGGAGTGGTGTCGGCCATACCCCAACCCTACGACTCCCCCGGTCCCCGCTGGGCCTGACGTTTCTGTTGCAACACGCCGGTGTGCCCCCGCAGAAACGTCAGGCTCAGCGGCGAGGTGAGGTGTGGCTACTTGTCGATGTCGCCGACGACGAAGAACATCGAGCCGAGGATCGCGACGAGATCGGCCACGACGGTGCCGCTGACGATCTCGGGCAGCACCGCGACGTTGTTGAACGAGGCAGAGCGCAGCTTGAGCCGCCAGGGAGTCTTCTCTCCGCGGGAGACCAGGTAGTAGCCGTTGAGCCCCAGCGGGTTCTCGGTCCACACGTATGTCGACCCCTCCGGCGCCTTGAGGATCTTGGGCAGGCGCACGTTGACCGGTCCCGGCGCGATGTCGGCCAGCCGGGCGATACACGCATCGGCCAGGTCGAGAGAGACCTTGGTCTGCTCGAGCAGTACCGCGAATCGCGCGTAGCAGTCGCCGTCGGTCCTCACCGGCACCCGCAGGACGTCCTGCAGCTCGCCGTACGCGAGGTACGGCTCGTCGCGCCGCAGGTCCAGGTCGAGACCGGAGGCGCGGGCGATCGGCCCGGAGACGCCGTAGGCGTGCACGAGGTCGGCGGAGAGCACGCCGATCCCCTGGGTGCGGGCGCGGAAGATCTCGTTGCCGAAGATCAGGTCCTCGAGCTCGTCCAGGCGGGTCCGGACCGTCGCGATCGCCGCCGAGGCTCGTCCCGTCCAGCCGGCCGGGATGTCCTCCTTGAGGCCGCCGACCCGGTTGAACATGTAGTGCATCCGACCACCGGAGACCTCCTCCATGACCTCCTGGATGGTCTCCCGCTCGCGGAACGCATAGAAGATCGGTGTGATCGCGCCGAGCTCGAGCGGATAGGAACCCAGGAACATCAGGTGGTTGAGCACCCGGTTGAGCTCGGCCAGCAGCGTACGGATCCAGGTCGCCCGTTCAGGGACCTCCATGCCGAGCATGTCCTCGACCGCCAGGACGACGCCGAGCTCGGAGGAGAAGGCGCTGAGCCAGTCGTGCCGGTTGGCCAGAACGATGATCTGTCGGTAGTCGCGGACCTCGAAGAGCTTCTCGACGCCACGGTGCATGTAGCCGATGATCGGCTCGCAGGCCATGACCCGCTCGCCGTCCAGGGTCAGCCGCAGGCGAAGAACGCCATGGGTCGCCGGGTGCTGCGGACCGATGTTGAGCACCATGTCGGTCGTCGCGAAGCCGGCGCCGACGCTGGCGGTCACCTCGGTCATGCGCGCCGGAGTGCCGAGACGACAGCGCGCTTGATTCGGGCGAGCAGCCCCGCGAGCGTCCTGTGCTCGACCTTGGTCAGGTGCAGGCGCAACGCGGCGATATCGGCCGAATGCTTGGTGATCTGGTCCTTCTGCTTCGCGATCTGAGTCTTCTGGCTGGCGATCAGTGCCTTGTGGTCCGAGAGCCGGGCGTCGGTTGCCCGAACCCGACGATCGTGGAGGCTCCCACCGCCGCGCCACTCCGGATAGGGGGAGGGGTGCTGGTAGGCCTGTTCGTGGCGGGTGATGTCAAGCACCATTCCCTCCCGCAGCCACTGCAGCCGCGAGGCGATCTCCCCGCCGTCAGGGGCGACCAGCGGACGAACGGGCGCTGGGAACCTTGCAGCCGTGAGGCGTTCGTCGAATTCGCCGGTTCCTGCGCCGTCCTGCCAGATGTGCGCGAGCCGGTTGCGCTCGAGGAATGCGGTGTAGCGGTCGAACCTCTCGGGCATCGCGGCGTTGAACTTGCTCATGTCGGTCGACTCGTACAACTCCTCAGCACGGAGGTCTGCGGTGAACTCGGGCATCAGCGTGAACGGCATCTGGTGGTACTCGGCCAGTTCGATTGTGCGGGAGTCGTGCGCGAGCAGCAGGGCTGGCGTTCCGCCGAGCAGCGCGGCGACGTTGCCGTGAAACCGGGTGCCGTACGCGAAGTCATGGTCCGCGAGGAAGTCATACCAGGTCCAGGTGTCGAGGAACAGCCGCATCCGGTCGGCCTGGTAGATCGGGTGGTTGAGGTGGACCGGCACGAGCGGATCGTGGACGTGTGGAAATGGGACCCCCCACAGCATCAGCCGTAGGTCGTTGCTGTCCTGTCCGATGTAGGTCAGGTGGGGGTGGCGCTCTGTCTGGGCGGTCGCGAACGCGCCGATACCGGGCACCTCGGGCGTCAGGTTGAGGGCCAGCCGACTGTCTTGCGTGATCGCGTCAACCTTCTTGTCGACCGTGAAGTCGCGACCGTGCAGAAACAGCGATGGGCAGCCGATGACGTCGACAGCCTCGTCAGCGAAGCCGAGCCCGCGCAGGTATGACCGGGTGAACTCGCCGCGTACCCCGATCGAGGCCGAGCGGTCGAGCACGAGGCTGACGAACTTCTTGACTGAGTCAGAGATTGGTTCGAGTGACTCGGCACCCAGGCCGTGTGCGGCCTGCGCCCCGATGCCGGTGACGGTGACGGGGATCGTGAGCTGTTGGAGCAACTCGCTCAGCCGGTCGAGCCGCGGTGCGAACTCGGGGCGGAAGGCGTTGGCCATGGGGATGACCAGATGGTCGAACTCGGAGTTGATCCGCTCCGCGTCCCCCTCCTGGGGCGGCTGGCGTTCGGACAGCGTCCCGTTGGAGACCAGCTCGGCGCCATCGATCGACAGAGCCTTCCACACCGAGTGCTGGAACAGGTAGTTGCCGCTGTTGCTGTTGAAGACGTCCTGGGTCAACGTCGATTCGGCTGCGACAGCGGTGAAGGGGTCCTTGCCGGATCGGATCAGCAACCGAGTCATGGGCTCAGTGTTCCACGTCCGAGCGGACCTGTGACCAACCACCAGAAGTCGCCGAGACCGCCGCTCGCGAGGAGCTCGCCGGCCTCTCCGGCGGCGGCGAGTCGGCGCAGGTAGGCCGAGGGATCGGTCCGGGCCAGGTCGAGCGGTGGTCGACCGGCATCCACACCCAGCCCGGCCAGCACGTCGCGCTGGCGGTGCAGGGTCGCTCCCGCGGCGTGAGCCACCGCGTCGACAGCGACGTGCGCCGTGACGTCACGACTGCCATCGGGCACGACGTCGACCTCGCGTCCCGCGGCGTACGAGCGGAGCGTCCCGAACGGGGGGCGGTCCGCGCGCCGGTGGCCGTAGTCGATCGCGACCGCGGTGCCGTCGACCCGCGCCACGGCATCGGCCCACGCGGCGTCTCTCGTCGCGCCGATCTCGGCTCGCTCTCCCGGCTCGGACAGCGGCCACCACGTGCGGAGCCACTCCGAGTCGCACTCACCGCCGAACGTCTCGGCACCTGTGTCAGGGTCGACCAGGACGTGGCGCACTCGACCGTCCTGGGCCATCTCGACCACATCACACGGGATGTTGTCGAGCCACTCGTTTGCGATCAGCAGACCCTCGATTCGATCGGGGAGGGACGGCAGCCAGGAGATCGAAGACGGCAGGGTCTCCGGCCGGTCGGCGACCTCGACGCCGATCAGGCGCACGTCCGCGCCGACCAACGGCAGCAGGGCGGTCAGCAGCTCGCCGCCTCCGGCGCCCAGGTCGACGACCGTGCGCGCACGGGTGCGCGCGATCAGCTCGGCGACGGCCGCGGCGAATCCGCCGAGGTGCGCGCTGGTTCGGAAGTGTTCCGCCGGTCGCGAGGTGCGGAAGAAGCCGTCGTCGGCATACAGGGCCAGGTCCCACGCCTCGCGCCACGGGAGCGGTCGCTTCGTCATGGGATCAACCTAGAGACTCGTCGTTATGCTCAAGAGGTGGCACGACTCCGAAGGCGCGTCCGGCGCGCCATCGCGCGGCCGCTGGACCGTTGGAGGCAACGATCCGGGCCGCTGCTCAGCATCGTCGTGCCGGTGCTCGACGGAGCCGCGACGCTCGACGAGTGTCTGCTGTCGGCCCGGCGCCAGGACCATCGTCGGGTCGAGATCATCGTGATCGACGACGGCTCGACCGATGACAGCCTGGAGCGGGCTCGTGCCCATGCCCGCGCAGATCGGCGGGTGGCAGTCCTCAGCCAGCCTCATGCGGGCGTCGGCGAGGCGAGACGTGCCGGGGTCGAGCGGGCCACGGGAGCGTTCCTGACATTTCTGGATGCCGACGACACTGTGACCCGCCGCGGGCTGCGCGCCGCGATGGAGGTGCTCGAGTGGACCGGCTCGGACGTTGCGGTGATGCCCTACCAACGGCAGGAGGGTGCCGTGATCGCGCCGCCCGATCCGTGGATCGAGACGCTGCACGCCCGCCCGGCCCGTCACGTCACGCTCCAGGAGCGCCCGGACCTGCTGCTCAACGAGATCGCGTGCGGCAAGATCTTCCGTCGTGCGTTCTGGGTCTCCGCAGGGCTCTCGTTCCCGACGGTGCTGCTGGCGGGTGACCAGTGCGTCACGGCGAAGGCCTACCGCGACGCACACGGCATCGACATCTCCGAGGTCGTCGGATACACGTGGCGCCGACAGGAGACCTCGATGTCGCAGGGCCAGGTGACCGCCGAAGCGGTGGGCGCTCGACTTGATGCCATCGATGCCGTCCTGGCGCTGCTCGAACCGATCCCGCAGATCAGGGCCGAGCGCGCGCTGCAGTACCTCCGCCACAACGTCGCGGGCGCCGTGCTGATTCTCGAGCAAGCTGACGATGACTACCTCGAGGCGCTGGTCCGGCGCGTGCCGGCGATCGTCGAGGCTGCGCCATCGGATCGTTACGAGACCGAGGTCCCCGCCGAGTACCGAGTGCTCTACGCCCTGCTGGCCGTTGGAGACCGGGCCACGATCCGGCGGTACGTCCAGGCCGAGGGGATGCAGCCCGAGATGCACCCGACCGGCATCGAACCGGCCGGCCTGACGGCGTACCTCCCCGGCTGGGGTCACGACCCGGTGCCGCCCGAGGCCTATGTCCTGACTGCCGGACAGGCCGAGGTGCAGGCGGTCGTGCGGACCGTCCACCAGGACGGGACCAACCTCGTGCTCGGCGTCGAAGCCTGGTTTCCCGGTGTCGACCTGGTCGAGCCCCTGCTGTCGGTCAAGACCGACGGGGACCTCGTCGACGTCGTGCAGTGGGGCGAGCCGCATGTGTCGACGTCCCGCCAGGGTGCGCAGAGGCGCTATCCCGGATCGGGGTGGTCCGTGACGCTCAGCGGCGTGGCGCGGCGTGCGCCACGGCAGATCACCGTGACGCTGACGGACGGGGCGCGGGAGGGGACGACGACGACGCGGATCCCGGCCTGACTCCGCCGGTATGTGATCCTCGGCACACCTCGAAGCACTGTCGCCGATTCGTGCCGACGGTAGGCTGGACTCGTCAGTTTGTCTGGTACCCGCTTGCGGGACTGGAACGAAAGGCATCACACATGACGCATCTGTCCTTGGGCGTGATCGGAGCCGGAAGAGTCGGCGCGGTTCTCGCAGCACGATTCCGTACGGCCGGCTACCCGCTGGTGGGCGTCAGCGGACGCTCGCCTGCCTCCCTGCTCCGCATCAGCAACCTCCTGCCGGACGTGGACGTGCTGACCCCGACCGAGCTGGCCCGGGCGAGCGACATCCTTGTGCTCGCGGTGCCCGATGACGACCTGATTGCGGTCGCCGAGGAGTTGGCCGCCTCAGGTGCCGTGCGACCCGGCCAGTACGTCCTGCACACCAGCGGCCGCCACGGTCTGGACGCCCTCGCGTCCCTGACCCGGCTCGGCGCGCGTCCCATCGCGTTCCACCCCGCTATGACCTTCTCGGGCACGCCGGTCGACCTGGATCGTTCGCCGGTCTTCGGGCTGACCGCCGACCCGGCCGAGCGCCCGCTCGCCGAAGAGCTCGTCGCTGCGCTCGGCGGCACCCCGATGTGGGTCGCCGAGGCCGATCGCGCGCTCTATCACGCAGCGCTGGCGCACGGAGCCAACCACCTGGTCACGCTGGTCGCGCAGTCGATGGACCTCCTGCGCACGGCCGGGGCCGACGATCCCGCAGCCGTTCTGCGCCCCCTGCTGGCCGCGGCTCTCGACAATGTCCTGGCCTATGGTGACGCGGCCCTGACCGGCCCTGTCGTTCGCGGTGACATCACCACGATCCGCGCCCACGTCGACGCGCTCGCCGCGGCGGACGTCGATGACGCAACCGTCGACGCCTACCTCGAGCTGGCCCGTGCGACTGCGGGTCGGGCCGAGGTCGACGGCCGGCTCGCCGCGAGTCAGGCCAGCACAATCCGCCAGGTCCTCGACGAGGCCGACTGGGACACGCTCGCCGAGATCGCCGCCGGGATCTGACCGTGACCGGTCCGATCATCGCGCGTACGCGCGCCGAGCTCCTGGCTGCCCATGGTGGCTCGAGCGTCTCGTTCGTGCCGACCATGGGGGCGCTGCACGACGGGCACCTCCAGCTGCTCGAGCACGCGCGTCCGCTCGGCGAGACGCTGGTTGCCTCGATCTTCGTCAACCCGACGCAGTTCGCGCCGGATGAGGATTTCGACGCCTATCCGCGCACGTTTGACGCCGACCTCGATGTCTGCGCGCGGGCCGGGGTCGACGTGGTCTTCGCACCCTCGGTCCCGACGATGTACCCGGCCGGCCCCGGCGACAGCATCTCGGTCGATCCGGGGCCCCTCGGCACCGTGCTCGAGGGCTCGGCTCGGCCGACCCACTTCCGCGGCGTGCTGACCGTCGTCGCGAAGCTCTTCGGACTGGTGCGACCGGATGTCGCGGTGTTCGGCGAGAAGGACTACCAACAGCTAACCCTCATCCGGCACCTGTCGCGCGAGCTCGCGCTGGGTGTCGACATCGTCGGCTGCCCGACCGTGCGCGAGCCGGATGGCCTGGCGATGAGCTCACGCAACCGCTACCTGTCGGAGGACGACCGGAAGCGTGCGGCCTACGTCTCTGCTGCCCTGCGCGCCGGTGTCTCGGCCGGGCCGCGCGGCGCCGAGTCCGTGCTCGTCGCCGCGGCGGCGGTGCTCGAGACCGCCGGGATCAACCCGGACTATCTCGTCGTCACCGACCCCGACCTCGGCCCGGCGAGGCCCGGCGCCGAGGCCCGGTTGCTCGTCGCCGCCCGGGTCGGCACCCCACGCCTGCTCGACAACACGTCCCTCACGCTAGGAGCCTGACCATGATCCGCACCATGATGAAGTCCAAGATCCACCGCGCGACCGTGACCCAGGCCGACTTGCACTACGTCGGCTCGGTGACGGTCGACCGGGACCTGCTCGACGCTGCGGACCTGCTGCCCGGCGAGCTCGTGCACATCGTCGACATCGACAACGGCGCACGTCTGGAGACCTACACGATCGCGGGCGAGCGGGGCAGTGGCGTCATCGGCATCAACGGAGCCGCCGCGCACCTGGTCCACCCCGGGGACCTGGTGATCCTGATCGCGTACGCGCAGCTGACCGATGCCGAGGCCCGGAAGCTCGAGCCCAGCGTCGTGTTCGTCGACGCGGACAACAAGGTCATCGGCACCGGCAACGACCCCGCTGAGGCGCTCCCAGGCAGTGGGCTGACCCGGGGCGACATCGTCAACAACCCGCTCGTGGCCGCCCGGTGACCCCATGACCCTGCTCTGTCTGGACGTCAGCAACAGCCACACGACGATCGGCGCCTTCCATGATGCGGACCTGATCGCGCACTGGCAGGTCTCCTCGGACGAGCGGCGCACCGCAGATGAGTGGCAGATGCTCGTCACCGGGCTCGTGAGTCAGGCCGGCATCGGCCGGGTCGTGGCGGTCAGCCTGTGCTGCACCGTGCCGGCGATCCTGGTCGAGCTGCGCGCCATGCAGGAGCGCTACTGGGCCGATCTCCCGGTCGCGATCGTGGGCCCCGGTGTCAAGACCGGCGTCCCGATCCACACCGACAACCCCCGCGAGGTCGGTGCCGACCGGATCGTCAACGCCCTGGCAGCCGTAGAGCTCTACGGCGGACCGGCCATCGTGGTCGACCTCAACGGCACCGCGACAATCTTCGACGTCGTCGATGAGTCCAACCGCTACATCGGCGGTGCCATCGCGCCCGGCGTCGAGCTCTCCCTCGACGCGCTGGCCCGCCGCGGCGCGCAGCTGCGGAGCGTCGAGCTGGCCCTCCCGCGCGACGTCGTGGGCAAGAACACCGTTGAGGCGCTGCAGTCCGGTGTGGTCTACGGCTTCGCCGGCCTGGTCGACGGGATGGTGACCCGCATCATCGACTCTCTCGACGTAGACCCCGACCACGTCACGGTGATCGCGACGGGGTCCTTCCCGGACGCGGTCGTCGACAACTGCTCGACCATCACGGCCCGCGATCCGTGGCTGACGCTGACGGGCCTCCGGCTGATCCACGAGAAGAACCACGACTGAGCCCGGGCGCCAGCCCGGCGATGGACGGTGGGCCGACTCGCGGTCATCGAGGCGCCGATAGGCTTGACCCTTGTGAGCGACGCGACTGCAACCCCGAGCCCCGAGGACGACCTGCCTGAGCAGATGCGGGTGCGGCTGGAGAAGCGGCAGCAGCTCGTCGACCGCGGCGAGGAGCCGTACCCGGTCGTGGTCGACCGCACCCACACGCTGAAGCAGATCGCCACGGCGTACGACGCCGAGACGCTGGGCACCGACACCCAGACCGGTGATGCCGTGTCGGTCGCAGGTCGGGTGATCTTCGTGCGAGGCACCGGCAAGCTCGTGTTCGTCGTGCTGCGTGAGGGCGACGGCACCGAGCTCCAGGCGATGTTGTCGCTCGCGGGAATCGGCGAGGAACGGCTGGCCCAGTTCAAGGCATCGGTCGACATCGGCGACCACCTTGCCGTCACGGGAGAGGTCATCACGAGCAAGCGCGGCGAGCTCTCCGTCATGGCGACGTCGTGGCAACTCGCGGCCAAGACGGTGCGGCCGCTGCCCAACGAGCACTCGCCGCTGTCCGACGAGGCCCGCAGCCGCATGCGCTACGTCGACCTGATCGTGCGGCCCGAGGCGCGCGACAACGTGCGGGTCAAGGCCAAGGTCCTGCAGTCCCTGCGATCGACCCTGGATGCCCACGAGTTCATCGAGGTCGACACCCCGGTTCTGCAGCACACCAACGGTGGCGCCGCGGCCCGCCCGTTCCAGACCCACACCAATGCCTTCGACGAGGACATGCTGCTGCGGATCGCGATCGAGCTCGACCTCAAGCGTGCGCTGGTCGGCGGCGTCGACCGGGTCTACGAGATCGGCAAGACGTTCCGTAACGAGGGCGTCGACAACACCCATAATCCCGAATTCATGATGCTCGAGGCCTATCAGGCCTATGGCTCGTACGACACCATGGCCGAGCTGACTCGCAGCCTGGTCGTCAACGCCGCCCGCGCGATCGGCAAGACCGTCGTGGAGGGGCGGGACGGCTCGCCGATCGACCTCGAGGGCCCATGGCGGCACGCGACGGTCCACGAGCTGGTCTCCGACGCCACGGGCGCCACGGTCGACAACGACACCCCCGTCGAGACCTTGCTGGCCCTGGCCGCGCAGCACGAGGTTGCTCTGCAGCCGCACTGGGTCGCCGGTGACATCGTGCTCGAGCTCTACGAAAAGCTCGTCGAGCACACGCTGATCCAGCCGACGTTCGTTCGCGACTATCCCGAGGCCGTGCGCCCGCTGGCCAAGAAGCACCGCACGAAGCCGGGGCTCGTGGAGGCGTGGGACCTGATCATCAACGGCGTCGAGCTGGCCCCGGCGTACTCCGAGCTCAACGACCCGGTGATCCAGCGTGAGCGGCTCGAGGAGCAGTCGCGGCTGGCGGCTGCCGGCGATCCCGAGGCAATGGACGTCGATGAGGACTTCCTCCGTGCGTTGGAGTTCGGCATGCCCCCCGCGGGTGGCATGGGGATGGGCGTCGACCGCCTCGTCATGCTGTTGCAGGGCATCGGTATCCGCGAGGCGATTCTCTTCCCGCTGTCCCGCGCCGAGTGACCTGACCCGGGCGGTCTTTCTGCCCACAGCGAACGAGGGAACGTCCTGCGCGTGGTGTCGGTTGAGTTACACATATGGACATCGGTGCATGCGAATTTCCATACCTGACTAAACTGAACCGATAGTCCAGCAGAGGGGGACGCCATGTTCGAAAGATTTACCGACCGTGCTCGTCGCGTGGTCGTGCTTGCCCAAGAAGAGGCACGCATGCTCAGCCACAACTACATCGGCACGGAGCACATCCTCCTGGGCCTGATCCACGAGGGCGAGGGTGTTGCCGCCAAGGCTCTGGAGAGCCTCGACATCTCGCTCGAGGCCGTCCGTGGCCAGGTCGAGGACATCATCGGCCAGGGACAGCAGGCCCCGAGCGGGCACATCCCCTTCACGCCGCGCGCCAAAAAGGTGCTGGAGCTCAGCCTCCGCGAGGCGCTGCAGCTGGGCCACAACTACATCGGCACCGAGCACATCCTGCTCGGTCTGATCCGTGAGGGCGAGGGAGTTGCCGCCCAGGTCCTGGTCAAGCTCGGAGCCGACCTCAACCGCGTGCGCCAGCAGGTCATCACGCTCGTCAGCGGCTTCCAGGGCAAGGAGGCGGAGGCAGCGGGCGCGCCCAGCGAGTCCGCACCGAGCACCTCGGCGGTGCTGGACCAGTTCGGTCGCAACCTGACGCAGGCTGCCCGCGAGGGCAAGCTCGACCCGGTCATCGGCCGGGACGACGAGGCCGAGCGCGTCATGCAGACCCTGTCCCGACGCACCAAGAACAACCCGGTGCTCGTCGGCGAGCCCGGCGTCGGCAAGACCGCCGTCGTCGAGAGCCTGGCCCAGGACATCGTCCGCGGCGATGTGCCCGAGACGCTCAAGGACAAGCAGATCTACACGCTTGACCTCGGTGCGCTCGTGGCCGGCTCGCGTTACCGCGGTGACTTCGAGGAACGCCTCAAGAAGGTCCTCAAGGAGATCCGCACCCGCGGCGACATCATCTTGTTCATCGACGAGATCCACACCTTGGTGGGTGCCGGAGCCGCCGAGGGCGCGATCGACGCTGCCAGCATCCTCAAGCCGATGTTGGCCCGTGGTGAGCTGCAGACCATCGGTGCCACGACGCTCGATGAATACCGCAAGCACTTCGAGAAGGATGCGGCCCTCAACCGTCGCTTCCAGCCGATCCTCGTCGAGGAGCCGTCGGTGCTCGACAC includes these proteins:
- a CDS encoding Rossmann-like and DUF2520 domain-containing protein, translated to MVRDAQRRGAACATADHRDADGRGAGGDDDDADPGLTPPVCDPRHTSKHCRRFVPTVGWTRQFVWYPLAGLERKASHMTHLSLGVIGAGRVGAVLAARFRTAGYPLVGVSGRSPASLLRISNLLPDVDVLTPTELARASDILVLAVPDDDLIAVAEELAASGAVRPGQYVLHTSGRHGLDALASLTRLGARPIAFHPAMTFSGTPVDLDRSPVFGLTADPAERPLAEELVAALGGTPMWVAEADRALYHAALAHGANHLVTLVAQSMDLLRTAGADDPAAVLRPLLAAALDNVLAYGDAALTGPVVRGDITTIRAHVDALAAADVDDATVDAYLELARATAGRAEVDGRLAASQASTIRQVLDEADWDTLAEIAAGI
- the panC gene encoding pantoate--beta-alanine ligase yields the protein MTGPIIARTRAELLAAHGGSSVSFVPTMGALHDGHLQLLEHARPLGETLVASIFVNPTQFAPDEDFDAYPRTFDADLDVCARAGVDVVFAPSVPTMYPAGPGDSISVDPGPLGTVLEGSARPTHFRGVLTVVAKLFGLVRPDVAVFGEKDYQQLTLIRHLSRELALGVDIVGCPTVREPDGLAMSSRNRYLSEDDRKRAAYVSAALRAGVSAGPRGAESVLVAAAAVLETAGINPDYLVVTDPDLGPARPGAEARLLVAARVGTPRLLDNTSLTLGA
- the panD gene encoding aspartate 1-decarboxylase, whose protein sequence is MIRTMMKSKIHRATVTQADLHYVGSVTVDRDLLDAADLLPGELVHIVDIDNGARLETYTIAGERGSGVIGINGAAAHLVHPGDLVILIAYAQLTDAEARKLEPSVVFVDADNKVIGTGNDPAEALPGSGLTRGDIVNNPLVAAR
- a CDS encoding type III pantothenate kinase, which codes for MTLLCLDVSNSHTTIGAFHDADLIAHWQVSSDERRTADEWQMLVTGLVSQAGIGRVVAVSLCCTVPAILVELRAMQERYWADLPVAIVGPGVKTGVPIHTDNPREVGADRIVNALAAVELYGGPAIVVDLNGTATIFDVVDESNRYIGGAIAPGVELSLDALARRGAQLRSVELALPRDVVGKNTVEALQSGVVYGFAGLVDGMVTRIIDSLDVDPDHVTVIATGSFPDAVVDNCSTITARDPWLTLTGLRLIHEKNHD
- the lysS gene encoding lysine--tRNA ligase translates to MRVRLEKRQQLVDRGEEPYPVVVDRTHTLKQIATAYDAETLGTDTQTGDAVSVAGRVIFVRGTGKLVFVVLREGDGTELQAMLSLAGIGEERLAQFKASVDIGDHLAVTGEVITSKRGELSVMATSWQLAAKTVRPLPNEHSPLSDEARSRMRYVDLIVRPEARDNVRVKAKVLQSLRSTLDAHEFIEVDTPVLQHTNGGAAARPFQTHTNAFDEDMLLRIAIELDLKRALVGGVDRVYEIGKTFRNEGVDNTHNPEFMMLEAYQAYGSYDTMAELTRSLVVNAARAIGKTVVEGRDGSPIDLEGPWRHATVHELVSDATGATVDNDTPVETLLALAAQHEVALQPHWVAGDIVLELYEKLVEHTLIQPTFVRDYPEAVRPLAKKHRTKPGLVEAWDLIINGVELAPAYSELNDPVIQRERLEEQSRLAAAGDPEAMDVDEDFLRALEFGMPPAGGMGMGVDRLVMLLQGIGIREAILFPLSRAE